The region AAAAATAGATAATTTGTATTCAAATTTTAGGGGGTTTTAACAGTAAAAGCAATTACTCGATTTACCAGGGTTCCAATATCTTTTTATTGGCATGCTTACATTTATGCACATTGCACATTGTGAATTCGCTAATCGTTTCATTGGTTTTGCCAaaagtaaaaattttttttttttttttttttttgcattttagagAAATGGTTCATTACTCCAGAATGGCTGCTAACCCTATTCGTGGAGATCTACTATcttgcaggttttcatttcaacgttaatttggcacacctgattctatgaattagcagctgaacgagatctctagctgttaaatgaggtgtgctttattgGTGTTGGAGTAAAAACTTACAAAATGGTAGATCTcagggaacagggttgggcagccctgtttaAATGAGGACTGTTTATGGTTACACCAGAAAACCTGCTGATGTGTGAATAAACCCTTGGTGGGTCTTGCTCAAAAATGAATTAGACAGAGTATCAGTTATCATCAGCAAATATTAGACACAGTATGAGCTTTGGATTAGTTTTGGTATACTGTCAGAATACAGATACTGGTGAGGAACCTCACAGTTCACCAGTATTAGAGTGATGTGTATGTTTTGCACAAACAAATACTTTGCATATTTGGCCATGCCTTCGAAGGCTTTGAGATCAGTCTCTTGAAAGTAGGTTATGGCTGATATGGTGGGCAGCCTGCCTGTGTGTAATGAACCCTCATGTTACAATAAGGATTAGGGCTGTCACCTAAGGCAATAAGATGGATTTTTCttgacgttttttttctctttttcaggaTTATATTGTGTCTCTTATTTCGCCAGCGCACAGAAGGAAGGAGCGGCTAACGTTGGCCCAGCACAAGCAGCTGCTGGCGCTGAAGTCGGCCATCGAATATGACTCGCAGGCCGTGGTGGAGGTGAGGGAGTGCACGGTGGAGATCTCCGGCGGCGAGCGCAACGTGATGACAGCCTGGTCCATGCTGGAGAAGCTGAAAATGGACAAGGGCTCCTCCAGAGAAGACGTCGGCGCGCTGCGAGAGGCCCCGGACGCCAGCGGCGAGTCGGAAGAGGGCAGCAGCTCCGAGTCGGAGGCGGAGCGGGCCGGCGGGAACGGGCGCGAGCCGCTCGTCTCCGCCAAGCCCCACCGGCAGCTGTGCCGCTCGCCCTGCCTGGACCGGCCCAGCTTCTCCCAGAGCAGCACCCTGCAGGAGCCGCGGGCCGACGACGGCAgggccgccgctgccgccgccgcctgcAAGGCCGGCGGGGGCCGCGAGTACCAGGCCAAGATGGACTTCGCTCTCAAGCTGGGCTACTCTGGAGAGCAGATCGGGGCCGTTCTGAACAAGCTGGGAGCCAACGCCCTGATCAACGACATCCTGGCTGAGCTGGTAAGACTCGGCAACAAAGGCGAGGGGGAGCCTCAGAGCGGCAGCGGCCCAGCCGCCAATATGCTGGTACCGCGAGGCCCTTGCAGCAAGGAAATCGCCAGCCCCGAAGTGTCCCTGGAAGAGGAGGCGGTGGAAAATTACGACAATCTGAGACCCATCGTCATAGACGGCTCAAACGTGGCGATGAGGTAGGCCTTCAACAGTCTcctgatttaaaataataatgatgaacgCCCAATTAACACATGCGTTACTGAAATGTTCTGTACTGTCAGGACCTGGATGGCACCGTCCCAGTCATCGTTAGGTAGGCAAACTTATCACAAGAAGTGCTTGCAAGttattttgtcatctttgtCTTGTAGCCATGGAAACAAAGAGGTATTTTCTTGCCGTGGTATCCAGCTGGCAGTGGATTGGTTCCTGGAGAAAGGACACAAAGACATCACAGTGTTTGTTCCAGCCTGGAGGAAAGAGCAGTCCAGGCCTGATGCCCCCATTACAGGTAATGAAACCTTATTTCCATTTCTTGTACGATCTGTACCTGGAGTAACAGGTACCCTTTCCATATGGGTCaagacaaaagtaaaaaaaaaaaaaaaaaaagcaccgtGCATGATTCACACATAGCAAGGGATTAGTGCTCTAGTGTCTGCACAATCATGTGCAGAAAGAATCCTTATCCCAGCATGTTACTTTTGCTTGATGCTTGTCTTcttctgtgctgttttaacTCAAATACTGTGTGATAGTGTGACCATTAATTCAACTGGTTCAGTTTGGTAGCCTACATGCTAACACATAGAGAGTAAATACTTTTGTTTAAGAAAGAAATGCTGATATGGCTTGAACCATAATACAATTTACCCTCCTTTTTATCTGTCAATAGCCGGTCTTGATTATTCGATTATTTTTATTGGTAGCTAAATTTAATTAACACACATGGCATATAATTTGTTATTAAAACAAGGTTTTTCTCCATTTAAGATTTATTGCTTTATTGAAAAGACAAGTTGAGTGAAACataatgttgtaatgtaattaccTTTGAGTCTCATTTTATAGTCTCTGGATTGTGCTGCGTGCAGTGTCTTATATGTCTTAACGGCATACTATACAgcatttttagccttgctgtggtcctgttttaacaatcaaagaagtcttctcctccatcttcaaccccgTCCACTCACCCCCGAGTACCCGACTTTGGCCACTTAGCTAGGCTACCTAAAGCAGTTAGCTGGACAGCTAGaggtaacgttacttacaggtccaacaggaAACAGGCCTGCTCCGTGGCTCTTTCATCTTCAACTTCAGCTGTTACCATTTaagaaaagcaattccaagcttgactctggtttttgaacaagccctgtcggcttgtcactttgctttgctgtgctgtgcttcacGTCTGGCATCGCAAGCGCTCTACTTAAACCCGATCCCACAGGCTCAGTAGCaacaccctcccctcccatcaCAGAAAAGAGCGTCACGCTCGGtaatgtcccaaacacattttagaagaaaAACAGGCAGAGGATCACGGTTCAGCAAATATGTGCAGATTGAGATTGCCAGTTATTTtgtgaaaatcctgcatagtatgcctttaaacaaTAATTTTGCACACATTGTGTCCAAAAAATGCAATACTTTGTGGTCAAaggtgtcattttaaaaattatagtTTATCTCCCTCTTTTCTTCAGCGAGTTCTAGTTTAATATTGGAGCCTGTTTACAGTTTACATAGTATcttagaaaagaaaatgcagttaGTCATTCATTCAGTCTGAAAGTTGACACAGGAATTCCTATCGCTCCATGGTGATTGAAGGAAAACCGTCTGCTCTTTTTGTGTACTCTGGTTTGCTTAGCAGAGCTTAAGTACACAAACGGCCATTTCATATGTTTGACATGCAAATTAAGGCTGGGCGATATACCACaaagattattttattgtttatcctttattttaccaggggAGTCCCATTTagattttcatctttttttcaagGGAGCCCTGGCCAAGATAAGCAACAAGCAGTCAGTTTATATATAAATCACCACAGATTATACATTCTCCGATAGAAGAAAAACAGttacaaacatattttcttaaGATTTGCAATAACCTCTTAAAATCATCcagattaatgtatttttggagCGGGTTCATTAAACTGGACTGTTTTACCAAACTAAAGAGCCTGCATGAAATGcttctggaggaaaaaaaaatgtaaccactGTTAACTATTTGGTGTGGATGataaggcagccaatcagcaccaagGTTGTGCAGCGATTATGTGATATGTTTTTGTCAATCGCATGGAAGCTACGAGGCAGTCTTATGGTCACCCAGTGGAGAAGTGATTAGGTTTTTTCCAGAAGAATTTCAAGCAGCCTCTGACGCGTGGTTGTTTACTACCACAGCaagtataattaaagagaaagagacaaaaataaagGCAGTATACACCACAATAGCAACAACCATTATTGCTTTCGATAATTATCGTAGCAGTATATCGCCCAGACCTACTGCAAATTCAGGACACTGACAAATTTTCAAGACTCATATTGAAAAGTGTGGGGAAGGCTTGAAACTTTAATACaccacgtttaaaaaaaaaattttttttactctacACAACTGTGCTATCTTGATTCTAATACAGAATCTTTACATTTTCTCAGATCAGGAAATCTTGAgaaagctggagaaggagaagattCTGGTTTTCACGCCTTCTCGGCGGGTCCAAGGAAGGAGGGTGGTGTGCTATGACGACCGCTTCATCGTCAAGCTGGCCTGTGACTCGGATGGCATCATAGTCTCCAATGACAACTACAGAGACCTCCAGAACGAGAAACCCGAGTGGAAGAGATTTATTGAGGAGCGTCTCCTAATGTACTCCTTTGTGAATGACAAGTGCGTGAGGAGAATTTGCGCCTTAACTACGCATACATGCTCAAGAATGGTATTGTAGATTGACATTTAATCTGGATTCATAATGAAACTTTATTGCATTAGTATatgcttatttaaaatgttataagACCATACTCCCAACACCATTAAGATGTGACCAGTAAGCAAAGCAGCTTTGATGAATGAAATGGGTTGATggcattcattttgatttcagGTTCATGCCACCAGACGACCCTTTGGGGAGACATGGCCCGAGTTTGGAGAATTTTCTTAGAAAGCACCCAGTTGTTCCAGAGCACAAAAAGCAGCCATGTCCATATGGTAAgtggataaaaataaatcaaaaccattaaccagctctcattccccaccccccccccttctgataACCATGTGAATCATTTTTTcccaggaaaaaaatgcacttatGGACACAAATGCAAGTACTACCACCCCGAGcgagccaatcagctgcagaGGTCGGTGGCGGACGAGCTGCGGGCCTTCGCCAAGCTCTCGGCGGTGAAAACGATGAGCGAGGGCGCTCTCGTCAAGTGCGGCACGGGGCCCGCCGCCTCGAGGGGGGAGGGCGGCTCGGAAGCCAAGCGCGTGGCGCCCAAGCGCCAGTCGGATCCCAGCATCCGCTCGGTGGCCTGCGAGCCGGAGGAGAGGCTGTCGGTCGCCCGCAAGCCCGAGGCCAGCTCCGTGCCCTCCCTGGTGTCGGCCCTCAGCGTGCCCACCATGCAGCCCGCCAAGAGCCACGCCGCCGGCGCCCTGAACACCCGCTCGGCCAGCAGCCCCGTGCCCGGCTCCTTGCAGTTCGCCCGCAGCTCCCTGGAGAGCATGTCCAGCGTCCAGTACCCGCCCATCCTGGTCACCAACAGCCACGGCACCTCGGTCAGCTACGGCGAGCAGTTCCCCAAGTACGACTCGGCGGGCGACCACGGCTACTACTCCATGCTGAGCGACTTCTCCAACATGAGCCTGAGCGGCACGCACAACGCCGACAGCTTCTACAGCGTGGAGCACGAGCACGCCGTCTACCAGAGGAACCCCTGCCCCTGCGCCGACCCCTGCCTCAGCCACTCCAACAGCGACTCCTTCTCCTCCTACGGCGACCTGTACCTCAGCTCCGTGGACAGCAGCATGGAGGAGGCAGCGAAGGGGCAGCAGCCCGCCCCTCAGGGCAGGCTGCAGGCCTTCAGCCACGGCTTCCACCACGAGGCCTTGACCAGGGTCCAGAGCTACGGCCCCGAGGAGCCCAAGCAGGCCCCCCGCAAGCAGTCCATCTCCCACCTGGCCCCCCACATCCAGCACCAGGCGGTGGGAGCCAGATCCAGCTGCCCGGGGGACTACCCCCTACCTCAGAACATCCACCCGGGCTCCGCCTCTCAGCCCGGCCGCTCCCTGGGCATGACGCGCATGGACAGCATCTCGGACTCCCGGCTGTACGAGAGCAACCCCATGAGGCAGAGGAGGCCGCCCCTGTGCAGGGAGCAGCACGCCAGCTGGGACCCGCTGCCCTGCGGGACCGAGTCCTACGGCTACCACTCGTACCCCCTGAGCAACAGCCTGATGCAGCCGTGCTGCGAGCGGGTGATGGTGCGGAGCATGCCGGAGAAGATGGAGCAGATCTGGCGGTCCCCCTGGGAAGTCCTGCCCAACGAGCACCAGGAGCGCCACGTCATCCCGGAGCACCAGTACCAGACTTACCGAAACCTCTGCAACATTTTCCCCGCCTACGTGGTGCACTCGGTCATGGAGAAGAACCCGCACATGACGGATCCTCAGCAGCTCGCTGCCGTTATCGTCGCCAAGCTGAGGTCCTGCCGCTAAGTGTTCACTTTCTGAAGGCAAACATCAGcataatgatatattttatgGACAGGAACCACTGTTTTGGGAAGAAAAGATTATGGACAAAGTAGAacatattatgtatatatttgtatccaCATGAGCAATGCTGTATACATTTTGTGACTGATTTTAGAAACAATCAGAGGGAAACCTTGAGGAGCATACCTCAGTGCATGGAATATCAACATTTATGGCCTTAGATATAAATGACCTCTCTGTGGCAATGTTGACCACTATCCGTTTTAATGTCGTTGAAGATTTAAGAGGtcaccttttttaaatattaagcaCTAtccgtgtatgtatgtgtgtatatacatatatatatatatatatatatatatatatatatatatatatatatatatatatacacatacatacattttttctcaACAATTTTCCTTACATTACTGCCTTTTTTGGTAGAATTTAGCAAAATGCACACGATCTaagccaaacaaacagcagaatacacaaacacacgcacacgcacacacacacagacacacacacagccatgatTAATCAGTATTTTGAGAGTTCTTTCAAAGCTGCTGAAATAATGCCAAAAAAATCAACTGTGTCAAATAGACAcagaaattttattattatttttgatgcTGATAATGGCTGGAGGCTAGACGTTGCATCAATGTTGAGACATTTCCTTTGGTGTATATCTGACCGCACTGTGTTTAATTATCTTaacagtgtgtttgtctgtgtacagTTTTGGAGAATCCTTGTGAAAGTGTGCGTTGCTTTTCTCAAGTCTCTCGTGGACCGTAATTTGGTACACGAGGAAAAGCCTTCACACAATGGCACTTTGAATGATTTCGAATCTTAATGAGTTGATAGTGTGTAGTTATTTGGGTGTGGTGATGTACTCAGCAGAATGCCACAGAAGGCATTTATTTCCTTATTGATGCTGCAGGACAAGCACCACCCGTTGTACATTAACATATTTAAATCTCTGAATGTTAACTGCCCGAAGGCTCTTGGGCCAAGACTTGTTCACTtcaagtttttttattcatgaaagTGGAGAAGGCCTTGTATGGCCTTTTGTGTCTTCATGAGAAGGTGTGACACACTGCCTAACTGTTTCTTCATGGGAAACACTCAGAATGTGAGGCTGCCGTCAGGGTTGTTTCTGGCATTTGGCTAATGGTTTGCATGCTGCCATTTCCCTCTTTGGTTTCGTACCACTTTCTCCGGCCTAGAAAAGCATGGGTAAATCAGTTACGCATGTAACAAGATGGTAGATTGTGATATGAATAAGTAACAATTGTGGGACACCCCTCAAATATGGCGCCCATGGAACATTCCATCAAAGCTGCTGTTGAAGCCAGTTAGCAGTGGTGAAGTG is a window of Anguilla rostrata isolate EN2019 chromosome 9, ASM1855537v3, whole genome shotgun sequence DNA encoding:
- the zc3h12b gene encoding probable ribonuclease ZC3H12B isoform X2 yields the protein MTAWSMLEKLKMDKGSSREDVGALREAPDASGESEEGSSSESEAERAGGNGREPLVSAKPHRQLCRSPCLDRPSFSQSSTLQEPRADDGRAAAAAAACKAGGGREYQAKMDFALKLGYSGEQIGAVLNKLGANALINDILAELVRLGNKGEGEPQSGSGPAANMLVPRGPCSKEIASPEVSLEEEAVENYDNLRPIVIDGSNVAMSHGNKEVFSCRGIQLAVDWFLEKGHKDITVFVPAWRKEQSRPDAPITDQEILRKLEKEKILVFTPSRRVQGRRVVCYDDRFIVKLACDSDGIIVSNDNYRDLQNEKPEWKRFIEERLLMYSFVNDKFMPPDDPLGRHGPSLENFLRKHPVVPEHKKQPCPYGKKCTYGHKCKYYHPERANQLQRSVADELRAFAKLSAVKTMSEGALVKCGTGPAASRGEGGSEAKRVAPKRQSDPSIRSVACEPEERLSVARKPEASSVPSLVSALSVPTMQPAKSHAAGALNTRSASSPVPGSLQFARSSLESMSSVQYPPILVTNSHGTSVSYGEQFPKYDSAGDHGYYSMLSDFSNMSLSGTHNADSFYSVEHEHAVYQRNPCPCADPCLSHSNSDSFSSYGDLYLSSVDSSMEEAAKGQQPAPQGRLQAFSHGFHHEALTRVQSYGPEEPKQAPRKQSISHLAPHIQHQAVGARSSCPGDYPLPQNIHPGSASQPGRSLGMTRMDSISDSRLYESNPMRQRRPPLCREQHASWDPLPCGTESYGYHSYPLSNSLMQPCCERVMVRSMPEKMEQIWRSPWEVLPNEHQERHVIPEHQYQTYRNLCNIFPAYVVHSVMEKNPHMTDPQQLAAVIVAKLRSCR
- the zc3h12b gene encoding probable ribonuclease ZC3H12B isoform X1 gives rise to the protein MVLELVAPASAGPLLQRSIPYIERVFRVRVSHGSGESNCGSANVGDSRCSIRVNIEEGEGGDCTKAKDYIVSLISPAHRRKERLTLAQHKQLLALKSAIEYDSQAVVEVRECTVEISGGERNVMTAWSMLEKLKMDKGSSREDVGALREAPDASGESEEGSSSESEAERAGGNGREPLVSAKPHRQLCRSPCLDRPSFSQSSTLQEPRADDGRAAAAAAACKAGGGREYQAKMDFALKLGYSGEQIGAVLNKLGANALINDILAELVRLGNKGEGEPQSGSGPAANMLVPRGPCSKEIASPEVSLEEEAVENYDNLRPIVIDGSNVAMSHGNKEVFSCRGIQLAVDWFLEKGHKDITVFVPAWRKEQSRPDAPITDQEILRKLEKEKILVFTPSRRVQGRRVVCYDDRFIVKLACDSDGIIVSNDNYRDLQNEKPEWKRFIEERLLMYSFVNDKFMPPDDPLGRHGPSLENFLRKHPVVPEHKKQPCPYGKKCTYGHKCKYYHPERANQLQRSVADELRAFAKLSAVKTMSEGALVKCGTGPAASRGEGGSEAKRVAPKRQSDPSIRSVACEPEERLSVARKPEASSVPSLVSALSVPTMQPAKSHAAGALNTRSASSPVPGSLQFARSSLESMSSVQYPPILVTNSHGTSVSYGEQFPKYDSAGDHGYYSMLSDFSNMSLSGTHNADSFYSVEHEHAVYQRNPCPCADPCLSHSNSDSFSSYGDLYLSSVDSSMEEAAKGQQPAPQGRLQAFSHGFHHEALTRVQSYGPEEPKQAPRKQSISHLAPHIQHQAVGARSSCPGDYPLPQNIHPGSASQPGRSLGMTRMDSISDSRLYESNPMRQRRPPLCREQHASWDPLPCGTESYGYHSYPLSNSLMQPCCERVMVRSMPEKMEQIWRSPWEVLPNEHQERHVIPEHQYQTYRNLCNIFPAYVVHSVMEKNPHMTDPQQLAAVIVAKLRSCR